One part of the Lycium ferocissimum isolate CSIRO_LF1 chromosome 8, AGI_CSIRO_Lferr_CH_V1, whole genome shotgun sequence genome encodes these proteins:
- the LOC132068357 gene encoding uncharacterized protein LOC132068357: MNLQNFVLQALAPSATSLLYSPSKSTRWGDKNANLVSKVLLLCPIKYRKSLRSGKNVSKGHSSRQPCCSSSLYANFGEEQYDGEGIEERFRKNEGCCAIFESKYARKDSFLPSKFESLEPRMLGIKPEPPYWPEREAILWTNIEQKAKSFGLPLSLRMIKKKHQLQSGNFRDFKETNSCTSKAFNTLVIIVLELQTYALHMRESICNEDLDTIIAKVQGEMYSSFVWLFRQVFSRTPTLMIYVMILLANYSVYSASQNFAIAKPLPQLACDHNQQHVQITYPRIIPEELSEFADQVLRSDKEIELWDSIEDEALNMRGIRDIIGLDHEAMLKFVSPLSVEIEPDNNVDYFKTDLLYQIALSHEPYNTLLLCNYAQFLQVIARDYNRAEECFKRAVQVEPPDAEVLCQYANFLWKARKDLWGAEERYQQALAAESRNPYYASTYANFLWNTGGEETCFLPSSTTSFNNRKVIMVNIK, from the exons ATGAACCTCCAAAATTTTGTGCTTCAAGCCTTAGCTCCTTCAGCCACTTCTCTTCTCTATTCACCTTCTAAATCAACAAGATGGGGTGATAAAAATGCAAACTTGGTTTCTAAAGTTCTTCTTCTTTGTCCTATAAAATATAGAAAGTCACTTAGGTCTGGCAAAAATGTCTCTAAAGGTCATAGTAGCAGACAACCATGTTGTAGTTCAAGTTTATATGCAAATTTTGGAGAAGAACAATATGATGGAGAAGGTATTGAAGAaagatttaggaaaaatgaagGATGTTGTGCAATTTTTGAGAGTAAATATGCAAGAAAAGACTCATTTTTGCCATCAAAATTTGAGTCCCTTGAACCAAGAATGCTTGGTATTAAACCAGAACCTCCATATTGGCCAGAAAGAGAGGCAATTTTATGGACAAATATTGAACAAAAAGCCAAAAGTTTTGGACTTCCTTTGTCACTTAGAATGATAAAAAAGAAACATCAATTGCAGTCTGGTAATTTTAGAGACTTTAAAGAGACCAATTCTTGCACCTCAAAGGCCTTTAACACTTTGGTAATCATTGTTCTGGAGTTGCAAACTTATGCATTGCACATGAGGGAATCAATATGCAATGAAGATTTGGATACAATTATCGCTAAAGTACAAGGAGAAATGTATTCATCGTTCGTTTGGCTTTTTCGACAAGTATTTTCTCGAACACCAACATTAATGATCTATGTGATGATCCTTTTGGCTAATTATAGTGTATACTCTGCCTCTCAAAATTTTGCTATTGCTAAACCTTTACCACAATTAGCCTGtgatcataatcaacaacaCGTGCAGATTACTTATCCTCGTATCATTCCTGAAGAGCTATCAGAGTTTGCTGATCAAGTACTGAGAAGTGATAAAGAGATAGAATTGTGGGATTCGATAGAAGATGAAGCCTTAAATATGAGGGGTATAAGGGATATTATTGGGCTTGATCATGAAGCCATGCTAAAGTTTGTCTCACCATTGTCAGTGGAGATTGAACCAGATAACAATGTTGACTATTTTAAGACTGATCTTCTTTATCAGATTGCTCTGTCTCATGAGCCTTATAACACTCTTCTACTATGCAATTATGCACAGTTTCTGCAAGTTATCGCTCGAGATTATAATAG GGCAGAGGAATGTTTCAAGCGGGCAGTCCAAGTAGAACCACCGGATGCAGAGGTCCTATGTCAGTATGCAAACTTCTTGTGGAAGGCTAGGAAGGACTTATGGGGAGCAGAAGAAAGATATCAACAGGCATTGGCAGCTGAGTCTAGGAACCCTTATTATGCATCTACATATGCCAATTTCTTGTGGAACACTGGCGGCGAGGAAACTTGTTTCCTTCCAAGTAGtactacttccttcaacaaCAGAAAAG TGATTATGGTAAATATTAAGTAA
- the LOC132068358 gene encoding eukaryotic translation initiation factor 3 subunit F-like isoform X1 produces the protein MASSDQTVLQYSPSSKTLSAKVHPLVIFNICDCYVRRPDQAERIIGTLLGSVLPDGTVDIRNSYAVPHSESQDQVALDIDYHHNMLSSHQKVNPKEVIVGWFSTGFGVSGGSALIQEFYSRETSNPIHLTVDTGFQNGEASIKGFVSVHLSLGDQPLAAQFQEIPLDLRMVEAERVGFDMLKTTTVDKLPNDLEGMEASMGRLLALIDDVHKYVDDVVEGRLPQDNKTGRFIADTVATIPKLSPQAFDKLVNDGLQDQLLLLYLASLTRTQLSFAEKLNTAAQIL, from the exons ATGGCATCCAGTGATCAAACAGTGTTGCAATATTCACCATCATCAAAAACTTTATCAGCTAAAGTTCACCCTTTAGTCATTTTCAACATTTGTGATTGTTATGTGAGACGACCTGACCAAGCTGAACGTATAATTGGCACACTTTTAGGGTCTGTATTGCCTGATGGTACTGTTGATATTAGGAATTCTTATGCTGTTCCACACAGCGAATCGCAAGATCAG GTTGCACTGGATATTGATTACCATCATAACATGTTGTCGTCTCATCAGAAGGTGAATCCAAAGGAAGTGATTGTTGGATG GTTTTCTACTGGTTTTGGAGTCTCTGGTGGTAGTGCTTTGATCCAGGAGTTTTATTCTAGAGAAACCTCAAATCCTATACATTTGACTGTTGATACTGGATTTCAAAACGGGGAAGCTTCTATAAAAGGCTTTGTCTCTGTGCATTTGTCTCTTGGAGATCAGCCACTTGCTGCCCAATTCCAGGAAATTCCATTGGACCTACGCATGGTTGAAGCTGAAAGGGTTGGAT TTGATATGCTCAAGACAACAACCGTGGACAAACTTCCCAATGATCTTGAAGGAATGGAAGCATCAATGGGGCGATTACTTGCTCTGATTGATGATGTCCACaaatatgttgatgatgttgtg GAAGGACGTCTACCCCAGGATAACAAAACAGGAAGATTCATAGCTGATACTGTGGCTACAATTCCTAAACTCTCACCTCAAGCCTTTGATAAGCTTGTGAATGATGGTCTTCAG GACCAATTGCTTTTGCTGTATTTGGCAAGCCTCACGAGGACTCAACTCAGCTTTGCAGAAAAGTTGAATACTGCTGCTCAGATCCTGTGA
- the LOC132068358 gene encoding eukaryotic translation initiation factor 3 subunit F-like isoform X2: protein MAFSDQTVLQFSPSSATLSAKVHPLVIFNIFDCYVRRPDQVERIIGTLLGSVLPDGTVDIHNSYAVPHSESQDQVALDIDYHHNMLSSHQKVNPKEVIVGWFSTGFGVSGGSALIQEFYSRETSNPIHLTVDTGFQNGEASIKGFVSVHLSLGDQPLAAQFQEIPLDLRMVEAERVGFDMLKTTTVDKLPNDLEGMEASMGRLLALIDDVHKYVDDVVEGRLPQDNKTGRFIADTVATIPKLSPQAFDKLVNDGLQDQLLLLYLASLTRTQLSFAEKLNTAAQIL, encoded by the exons ATGGCATTCAGCGATCAAACAGTGTTGCAATTTTCACCATCATCAGCAACCTTATCAGCTAAAGTTCACCCTTTGgttattttcaacatatttgATTGCTATGTAAGACGACCTGACCAAGTTGAGCGAATAATAGGCACTCTTTTAGGGTCTGTATTGCCTGATGGCACTGTTGATATTCACAATTCTTATGCCGTTCCACATAGCGAGTCTCAAGATCag GTTGCACTGGATATTGATTACCATCATAACATGTTGTCGTCTCATCAGAAGGTGAATCCAAAGGAAGTGATTGTTGGATG GTTTTCTACTGGTTTTGGAGTCTCTGGTGGTAGTGCTTTGATCCAGGAGTTTTATTCTAGAGAAACCTCAAATCCTATACATTTGACTGTTGATACTGGATTTCAAAACGGGGAAGCTTCTATAAAAGGCTTTGTCTCTGTGCATTTGTCTCTTGGAGATCAGCCACTTGCTGCCCAATTCCAGGAAATTCCATTGGACCTACGCATGGTTGAAGCTGAAAGGGTTGGAT TTGATATGCTCAAGACAACAACCGTGGACAAACTTCCCAATGATCTTGAAGGAATGGAAGCATCAATGGGGCGATTACTTGCTCTGATTGATGATGTCCACaaatatgttgatgatgttgtg GAAGGACGTCTACCCCAGGATAACAAAACAGGAAGATTCATAGCTGATACTGTGGCTACAATTCCTAAACTCTCACCTCAAGCCTTTGATAAGCTTGTGAATGATGGTCTTCAG GACCAATTGCTTTTGCTGTATTTGGCAAGCCTCACGAGGACTCAACTCAGCTTTGCAGAAAAGTTGAATACTGCTGCTCAGATCCTGTGA
- the LOC132068360 gene encoding uncharacterized acetyltransferase At3g50280-like, whose protein sequence is MPSAAVTMVSECTIFPSQKSSLPDLKLSVSDLPMLSVHYIQKGALFTRPPFPITQLISLLKLTLSQTLTHFPPLAGRFVTDSDGYVYISCNDAGVDFVHATATHIYIRDVIGSIDVPHHVKEFFPFNQKVSYQGHFSPLLAVQVTELADGVFIGCAVNHSVTDGTSFWNFFNTFAEVSRGVKRILRQPDFTRNSILISNAVLKLPADGPKVTFNSDAPLRERIFSLKKESILRLKAKTNNQKLNFDGEISIVELMAKQRNDPLKFDMKAKTETIDPAAEISSFQSLCALLWRAVTRARKFPSSKMTTFRMAVNCRHRLQPKLNPLYFGNAIQSIPTYASAGDVLSNDLHWCAEQLNENVKAHDDVMVRKFVEDWEKDPRCFPLGNFDRAMLTMGSSPRFPMYDNDFGWGRPVAVRSGRANKFDGKISAFPGREGGGSVDLEVVLSPETMEGLESDPEFMQYVTGY, encoded by the coding sequence ATGCCTTCTGCAGCTGTAACTATGGTCTCCGAATGCACAATTTTTCCATCCCAAAAATCATCTCTTCCTGATCTTAAACTCTCTGTTTCCGATCTACCAATGCTGTCTGTTCACTACATTCAGAAAGGTGCTCTCTTTACTCGTCCCCCTTTTCCTATCACCCAACTCATTTCCCTTCTCAAACTCACTCTTTCTCAAACCCTCACTCACTTCCCTCCCTTAGCCGGTCGATTCGTGACAGACTCAGATGGTTACGTCTACATTTCTTGCAACGACGCTGGCGTTGATTTTGTACATGCTACAGCCACTCACATTTACATTCGAGACGTCATAGGCTCCATTGATGTTCCTCATCATGTCAAAGAGTTCTTTCCGTTTAATCAAAAAGTGAGCTATCAAGGCCATTTTAGCCCTCTTCTTGCCGTCCAAGTGACGGAATTAGCTGACGGCGTCTTCATTGGCTGCGCCGTCAACCATTCCGTCACTGACGGGACTTCTTTTTGGAACTTCTTCAATACATTTGCTGAAGTGAGTAGAGGTGTGAAAAGGATTTTAAGGCAGCCTGATTTTACCCGTAATTCAATATTGATCTCAAACGCTGTGCTAAAACTCCCTGCTGATGGCCCGAAAGTTACTTTCAACAGCGACGCCCCATTGAGGGAGAGgatatttagtttaaaaaaggAATCAATTCTAAGACTCAAAGCAAAGACGAACAACCAGAAATTGAATTTCGACGGAGAAATTAGCATTGTTGAATTGATGGCAAAACAGAGGAACGATCCCCTGAAATTTGATATGAAAGCAAAAACAGAGACGATAGATCCAGCGGCTGAGATTTCATCATTTCAATCGCTTTGCGCTTTGCTCTGGCGTGCGGTGACACGTGCAAGGAAATTCCCATCTTCCAAAATGACGACATTTCGAATGGCTGTAAATTGCCGTCACCGTCTCCAACCGAAGCTAAATCCCTTATACTTCGGCAACGCAATTCAGAGCATTCCAACTTATGCATCAGCAGGGGACGTTTTATCTAACGATCTGCATTGGTGTGCGGAGCAATTGAACGAGAATGTGAAGGCGCACGATGATGTTATGGTGAGGAAGTTTGTAGAGGATTGGGAGAAGGACCCACGGTGTTTTCCGTTGGGGAATTTTGACCGAGCGATGCTAACAATGGGGAGCTCGCCGAGGTTTCCAATGTACGATAATGATTTTGGGTGGGGCAGACCCGTTGCTGTTAGGAGTGGAAGGGCGAATAAGTTTGACGGGAAGATATCAGCGTTTCCAGGGagagaaggaggaggaagcGTAGATTTGGAGGTGGTTTTGTCACCTGAAACAATGGAAGGTTTAGAGTCTGATCCTGAATTCATGCAGTATGTTACTGGGTATTAA